A single region of the Mustela lutreola isolate mMusLut2 chromosome 2, mMusLut2.pri, whole genome shotgun sequence genome encodes:
- the ILDR1 gene encoding immunoglobulin-like domain-containing receptor 1 isoform X4, whose product MGPELPAPWLLLFTWLPAGADLVINEVMWWDHGVYYCAIEAPGDTSGDPDKEVKLIVLHWLTVIFIILGALLLLLLVGVCWCQCCPQYCCCYIRCPCCPARCCCPEEALARHRYLKQAQALGPQMMEKPPYWGADRSSQVSSYPMNPLLQRDLSLRSSLPPMPMTQTTAHTPIANGVLEYLEKELRNFNPAQPLPHDLKAISGQACSMLSSLGSEVVERRIIHLPPLIRDLPSSRRTSNSSHQQRLTPIPSGPWDPKEGRRQPHYSDFHQELQDQEPKRWALEARELNRLRRGRHHRSGVHGSPLPWSDRDSLSDGPSSREAHWRPDHPPLQSRYLDGPRRPRPRENAQRHRRRRHRSYSPPLPSGLSSWSSEEDEQERHPQSWGTHRHHSSHSSNWPEEKPPSYRSLDVMPGKNGRKKGSVERSSERDSSHSGRSVVI is encoded by the exons gAGCAGATCTGGTGATTAATGAAGTGATGTGGTGGGACCATGGAGTGTATTATTGCGCCATTGAGGCTCCCGGGGACACATCAGGAGACCCAGATAAGGAGGTGAAGCTCATTGTCCTGC ACTGGCTGACAGTGATCTTCATCATTCTGGGagccctccttctgctcctgctaGTCGGGGTGTGCTGGTGCCAGTGCTGTCCTCAGTATTGCTGCTGCTACATCCGCTGCCCCTGCTGCCCTGCCCGCTGCTGCTGCCCTGAGGAAG CCCTGGCCCGCCACCGCTACCTGAAGCAGGCTCAGGCCCTAGGCCCTCAGATGATGGAAAAACCCCCATACTGGGGGGCGGACAGGAGCTCCCAGGTTTCATCTTATCCAATGAACCCGCTGCTGCAGCGAG ATTTGTCCCTGCGATCCAGCCTCCCACCGATGCCAATGACCCAGACCACCGCTCACACTCCCATTGCAAATGGTGTCTTAGAGTATTTGGAGAAAGAGCTGCGGAACTTCAAcccagcccagcctctgccccaTGACCTCAAAGCCATATCTGGCCAAGCCTGCAGCATGCTGTCCTCTCTGGGCTCTGAGGTTGTGGAGCGCAGAATCATCCACCtgcccccactgatcagagaccTGCCGTCCTCAAGGAGGACCAGCAACTCCTCCCACCAGCAAAGGCTTACCCCAATTccctctggaccctgggatccaaaGGAGGGGAGAAGGCAGCCCCACTATTCTGATTTCCACCAGGAGCTTCAGGACCAGGAGCCTAAGCGCTGGGCATTGGAGGCACGGGAGCTGAACCGACTTCGGAGGGGAAGACACCACCGCTCTGGGGTGCATGGGTCCCCTTTGCCCTGGTCAGACAGGGACAGCCTCAGCGACGGCCCCTCATCAAGGGAGGCCCATTGGCGGCCCGACCACCCACCTCTCCAGAGCCGGTACCTAGACGGACCCCGCAGGCCCAGACCCCGGGAGAATGCACAGAGGCACCGGAGGCGCAGACACCGTAGCTACTCCCCTCCCTTGCCTTCTGGCCTCAGTTCCTGGAGCTCTGAGGAGGATGAGCAGGAGAGGCACCCCCAGAGCTGGGGAACCCACCGCCACCACAGCTCACACTCCTCTAACTGGCCTGAGGAGAAGCCACCCAGCTACCGCTCACTGGATGTTATGCCAGGCAAGAATGGCAGGAAAAAAGGGAGTGTGGAGAGGAGCTCG GAGAGAGACAGCTCCCATAGTGGAAGGAGTGTGGTCATTTAG